TCTTCGCGCGCGGCGTCATTGCGCCTTCCGGCCCGCAGCCGCGTCGGCGGCGGCCGCCTCCTCGAACGTGCGGTCGAGCAGGGCCAGCCGCGTTCGCAGGTACTTCTTCAGGGTGTCCACGTCCCGCTGCCACGTCCACCCCTCGGCCAGCGGCCAGCGCCGGTAGTTGCGGCCCACCGCCTCGACAAGCTCCGTCTCCAGACCGCCGATGCGCTGCA
The nucleotide sequence above comes from bacterium. Encoded proteins:
- a CDS encoding CotH kinase family protein, whose translation is GPGARFFIVPWDADMSFYGTELASNALIHRLHADLPGYSRRVLERWRALRRDRLSEQELMQRIGGLETELVEAVGRNYRRWPLAEGWTWQRDVDTLKKYLRTRLALLDRTFEEAAAADAAAGRKAQ